Genomic window (Lutra lutra chromosome 17, mLutLut1.2, whole genome shotgun sequence):
tgttgaaaactgaACATTTGGAGATTGTTTGTTTAATGGTTATAGGGTGTCTACTAGAGATCGGTCTGAGGTATAAACTTAAGGTgtcctctgtttttttctaagaCTGTGCCTTTCCCTGGGCATGTATGATGATTTTTTCTATTCCTCCATATATGTGATTTTGAATATCCTAGTCTTGAATTTCTGCCTCCCAAAACAGGAATAAGAGAAACAGGAGGTGGTGGAATGAATAGACATCTGCCCTTTAAATCTCCTGTAAAAATGCCTGAGTCAGGGAGGGAGAGGTTTTGCAACAATGGCTGCCCACCTGTCTGTTACACCTCCACCATCAGAAGCATAGATCTGTGATACTTGGAGGACAGAGTCCTTATTGCCCACCTGGACTCCAGCAAGCTGCTCTAGAAAAATGTGTATGACTGCCTGCTGTAGGACTCAAGAGTTAGACAAGTTGGGATGTAGATAACTTAACACATTGCTAAGAGCTGATATTGACCAAAGTTAAAGCAATTTAGCAAGTTGCAAGCATTCATTAGACTCTAGAGTTGCAAAATAGTTAAATCAGATTGAGTCTGTCAATGCATTTGTGGTCCGGGTGAGGAGACAGACTCCTGGTGCTTACTGCCCCACCATCTTCCCTCTAGCTGGGCATGGAGGTACTTTTTATAGTATGTTTCCTGTGATCCATTGTGTGCTGAGTTGTTCCAGGCCAATATTAACCACTGACCTATCCTATCTTATCCTTAGGATTTGGATCTTCCAGGTCCCATGCAGTTGCTCAGCTGGGGTTAGGGGAAGAGTCTCCTGTGCGTCACAGGATGGATATAATTCCAGTCTCCACAAGATGGGCCCAGAGAGGGCCTAATCCAGGTGAATGACAGCTGGGGGAGAATGTGATATCAGACCTTTGTTCAAATCACACCAGGAATCTGTTGTGTTTGACTTGTGTTTTGGTGCCATTGATGGTGGCCACAACTCACTTCTACCTTCCCTTCTCCATTCTTGACACTTTGCTGActtgtcatttttattcattctctagCCCCAGGCCAATCCCCACCTCTCTGGACCTTTTTTCTTACTCACTCCTCACACTCTTCTCTCCACAGTGCTTTCTAACACTGCTGTATTCTAAAGTGTGCACATatcttttaataattctttttttttttttttttttaaagagaggggtggtggcagagggagagggagagaaagaatcttaagcaggttccatgcccagcgtggagcctgctgtggggctcgatctcactaacctgagatcacaacctgcactgaagtcaagagtcagacacttaactgactaagccacccaggtgccccatcttttatGAATTCTTAAAGCCAGTTACTTTCTTCCAGTCAGATTTTCCTACATGTGGACATAGACTTCTGGCCAGCATCACAGGTCACAGCAGATGTAATCCTGCTAAAAGCCATTAACAGTAGAATGGGCTGTAGAACATGTGTTTCACCCCAGCCCAACCCTTTTCTTGTATCTTATGCCTAATGAGGCCTCCccagttctgtgaccttggggacCCAGTAGTACAAAGCAGCTGCTTCCCAAACCTAACCCCAACTTCCTTTTCCTGAAAACAGTTCCTTATACTAGTTCTTTAATGTGTCAGATGTACATTTGTGATGGGTTTTGCCCCTTCCCAGTAAAGTCAACATGTATTTCATCATCACTTCTTTGCTTTCAGGTTGTTGGCTTGGAGTGAAGGATGAGCATGCACCTTCCGAAGAGAGCATTCCTATAGGAGTTTCAGAGATTGGGACTCTTAAGGCCGATTCACCTTCCCAGAAGGCCCAGCCCTTTGAACTGCATGGCCCGATCTTGAGAAGCATTTTGTACCTGGCTGAGCACCAGGGAACATATCTTGGGGAAAAACCATATACATCTAGGAAACAATTCTGTTTAGATGCCAACCTTCAGCAGTACCGGGGACAGTGCACTGGAGAGATACCCTTCAGAAATTCTGTGGACAGAGCCTCATTTATAAAGAACTATACAGTCCAGGTGTCAGGGAAGCCCTTTACCTgtgaggagacagggaaggaCTTCTTAGCCAGCATGGGATTTCTCCAACAACAGGTCACtcacactggggagaagctgAACAATGAGTGTAAGGCTGTCTTTCATGGTGGTAAAAGTAATCACAACTGTGGAGAATGCAAGAAAGCCTTCAGCTGCGCAGACACACTTGCTCAGGACCAGAGAGTTATCACTAGAGAAGGACTCTATGAGTGTGGCAAATGTGGAAAAGCCTGTACCCGAAGATGTAACCTCATTCAGCACCAGAAAGTCCACACTGGAGAAAGACCTTATGAGTGCAATGAATGTGGAAAATTCTTCACCTATTACTCCAGTTTCATTATACATCGgagagttcacactggagaaaggccCTACGAgtgcaatgaatgtgggaaatcctttAGCCAAAGCTATAGCCTCAATAGCCATAGGAAagttcacactggagagaagccttATGAGTGCAGGGAGTGTGGAAAATCTTTCAGCCAAAGGTCCAACCTCATTCAACATCagagagttcacactggagaaaggccttatgagtgcagtgaatgtgggaagtcCTTTAGCCAAAACTTCAGTCTCATTTACCACAGgagagttcacactggagaaaggcctcatcaatgcagtgaatgtgggaaatccttcAGCCGAAGCTCCAGCCTCATTCACCACAGGAGActtcacactggagaaaggccttatgagtgCAGTAAATGTGGGAAATCCTTTAAGCAAAGCTCCAGCTTCAGTTCACATCGTAAAGTCCACACAGGAGAGAGGCCTTATGAGTGTGGGGAATGTGGAAAATCCTTTAGCCATAGCTCCAACCTCAAGAACCACTGgagagttcacactggagaaaggcctattgagtgcagtgaatgtggaaAGTCCTTTAGCTGCAAATCTAACCTCGTTAAACACCTGAGAGTTCACACAGGCGAAAGGCCTTATGAGTGTGGGGAATGCGGAAAATCCTTTAGCCAA
Coding sequences:
- the LOC125088983 gene encoding LOW QUALITY PROTEIN: zinc finger protein 211-like (The sequence of the model RefSeq protein was modified relative to this genomic sequence to represent the inferred CDS: deleted 1 base in 1 codon): MAAAAPRDPAEVSMVAEVLLEPTQGSVTFEDVALYFSWEEWDLLDEDQRCLYHDVMLENFALTSSLGFGSSRSHAVAQLGLGEESPVRHRMDIIPVSTRWAQRGPNPGCWLGVKDEHAPSEESIPIGVSEIGTLKADSPSQKAQPFELHGPILRSILYLAEHQGTYLGEKPYTSRKQFCLDANLQQYRGQCTGEIPFRNSVDRASFIKNYTVQVSGKPFTCEETGKDFLASMGFLQQQVTHTGEKLNNECKAVFHGGKSNHNCGECKKAFSCADTLAQDQRVITREGLYECGKCGKACTRRCNLIQHQKVHTGERPYECNECGKFFTYYSSFIIHRRVHTGERPYECNECGKSFSQSYSLNSHRKVHTGEKPYECRECGKSFSQRSNLIQHQRVHTGERPYECSECGKSFSQNFSLIYHRRVHTGERPHQCSECGKSFSRSSSLIHHRRLHTGERPYECSKCGKSFKQSSSFSSHRKVHTGERPYECGECGKSFSHSSNLKNHWRVHTGERPIECSECGKSFSCKSNLVKHLRVHTGERPYECGECGKSFSQSSSLIQHRRVHTGKRLLSAENAGNPLAPNLTSFNTRDFILEKGLR